One Amycolatopsis tolypomycina DNA segment encodes these proteins:
- a CDS encoding HIT domain-containing protein, with product MDLHPVTPRPPPRRAPRARRRPRGPRRRHGRHVWSVGHDMARALRRSRLRCAGINVLVCDGEVAFQTVFHFHLHVIPATPGTAGPSRPSRRPRAVASRP from the coding sequence ATGGACTTGCACCCCGTGACGCCCCGGCCACCTCCTCGTCGTGCCCCGCGGGCACGCCGTCGGCCTCGAGGACCTCGACGACGCCACGGCAGGCACGTCTGGTCGGTCGGGCACGACATGGCGCGGGCGTTGCGCCGTTCACGCCTGCGCTGCGCGGGAATCAACGTCCTCGTCTGCGACGGCGAGGTCGCGTTCCAGACCGTCTTCCACTTCCACCTGCACGTCATCCCCGCCACGCCGGGGACGGCTGGACCCTCAAGGCCGAGCCGCCGGCCGCGAGCGGTCGCTTCTCGACCGTGA